A window from Candidatus Nitrosotalea sinensis encodes these proteins:
- a CDS encoding metallophosphoesterase: protein MVKTRIIPLQPALVLENGQKSIVVTDLHIGFEASMISNNINVQPSDMIQEIHSSLHQLIESEKPDNLIILGDIKSSVSSISKIEWQTLPLFFEIGKKINTIVIPGNHDGNLASIIPNYVTMTGPSGLIIDDTLLTHGHVLPSENFSDITRIVMGHLHPVYLQEGSVLDGQRLWISIIAEKKDIFPSSKGSLEIIIVPSFNRYFYATYKKRNKKSISPILQRIRNLHSAKIVTLDGSIIGDESILREII from the coding sequence ATGGTAAAGACAAGAATAATCCCACTACAACCAGCACTAGTTTTAGAAAATGGGCAAAAATCCATTGTTGTAACTGATCTACACATAGGATTTGAAGCATCCATGATTTCAAACAATATTAACGTACAACCAAGTGATATGATTCAAGAAATTCATTCATCCCTCCATCAACTCATAGAGTCTGAGAAACCTGATAATCTGATAATCCTTGGTGACATAAAATCAAGTGTGAGCTCAATTTCAAAAATAGAATGGCAAACTCTTCCTTTGTTTTTTGAGATTGGAAAAAAAATCAACACAATAGTGATTCCTGGCAATCATGATGGAAACTTAGCTTCCATAATACCAAATTATGTCACCATGACAGGTCCCTCAGGTTTGATCATAGATGACACATTACTAACACACGGACATGTGTTACCATCAGAGAATTTTTCAGATATAACTAGAATAGTAATGGGCCATCTTCATCCAGTATACCTTCAAGAAGGCTCGGTTCTTGACGGGCAGAGATTGTGGATATCAATCATTGCTGAAAAGAAAGACATCTTTCCATCAAGTAAGGGAAGTTTAGAGATAATAATAGTTCCATCTTTTAATAGATATTTTTATGCCACATATAAGAAACGCAATAAAAAATCCATTTCACCAATACTTCAAAGAATAAGGAATTTGCATTCTGCAAAAATTGTAACACTAGATGGATCAATAATCGGTGACGAGTCCATCTTAAGAGAAATAATATAA
- the carA gene encoding glutamine-hydrolyzing carbamoyl-phosphate synthase small subunit — translation MQRVSRIPTKKSKYANKFGVLILEDGTVFEGMGFGYSTSVFGEAVFNTGMTGYIEALTDPSYSGQILTLTYPLVGNYGVPDPTAKDSDGIRKSFESEKIQARGLVVHELSLTASHWNLAMTLDEWLYNEKIPGISGIDTRELTIKLRTSGVMMAALVVSDTQIDISEVKKQLESAKKYNDEEFMNAVSTKEPQTFGTESESIVVIDTGVKNAILRNIRSLGYKVIKVPWNYSLEKIMSYNPKGIVFSNGPGDPIKCVETMNTAKQVIEKNIPTLGICLGAQILGLAGGANTYKLKYGHRGQNKSCINLDNDQVYVTSQNHGYCIDPESLKNTDFKLWFTNADDKTVEGIKHKQKKIIAVQFHPEASPGPFDCMFIFEELKKLIGEDNAKR, via the coding sequence ATGCAGAGGGTTTCAAGAATACCAACAAAAAAATCCAAATATGCAAACAAATTTGGTGTGCTGATTTTGGAAGATGGTACTGTTTTTGAAGGCATGGGTTTTGGTTATTCTACTAGTGTTTTTGGTGAGGCTGTCTTCAACACTGGCATGACTGGATATATTGAGGCATTAACTGATCCTTCCTATAGCGGCCAGATTCTTACCCTGACATATCCTCTTGTTGGAAATTACGGAGTTCCGGATCCTACTGCCAAAGACTCTGACGGCATACGCAAGAGCTTTGAATCTGAGAAAATACAAGCAAGGGGTCTTGTGGTTCATGAATTGTCACTTACTGCAAGTCACTGGAATCTAGCAATGACACTTGATGAATGGCTGTATAATGAAAAAATTCCTGGAATTTCTGGAATTGATACCAGGGAGTTGACAATCAAACTTAGGACAAGCGGAGTCATGATGGCAGCACTTGTAGTGTCTGACACTCAAATTGACATATCAGAGGTGAAAAAACAATTGGAATCTGCAAAAAAATACAATGATGAGGAATTCATGAATGCTGTATCTACAAAAGAGCCGCAAACATTTGGTACTGAATCAGAGTCCATAGTGGTTATTGATACTGGAGTGAAAAATGCCATACTGCGAAACATTCGAAGCCTGGGATACAAAGTAATCAAAGTTCCATGGAATTATTCTTTAGAAAAAATAATGTCTTACAATCCAAAAGGAATTGTATTCTCAAATGGGCCTGGTGACCCAATAAAATGCGTTGAAACAATGAACACTGCAAAACAGGTAATAGAAAAAAATATTCCGACATTGGGAATTTGTCTTGGAGCACAAATTTTGGGGCTGGCCGGTGGTGCAAATACGTACAAATTAAAATATGGTCATAGGGGTCAAAACAAATCCTGCATTAATCTTGACAATGATCAAGTCTATGTAACAAGTCAAAATCACGGGTATTGTATTGACCCAGAATCTCTCAAAAATACTGATTTTAAATTATGGTTTACAAATGCTGATGATAAAACAGTGGAAGGAATAAAACATAAACAAAAAAAGATAATTGCGGTACAATTTCATCCTGAAGCATCTCCGGGACCTTTTGATTGCATGTTTATTTTTGAAGAGCTCAAGAAACTCATAGGGGAGGACAATGCCAAAAGATGA
- a CDS encoding AAA family ATPase, producing the protein MSLAPQELENSASKFAAEAIKLDSQGARGMAIANYQRAIESLVKLIQLYPENKLNRVYQERTAAYQNRIKALQMNNVEVEPAVDPKATPEEQKQSLAKNELDSLIMKEKPNVSWKEVVGLDDAKNALRESIVYPAKRPDLFPLGWPRGILLYGPPGCGKTVLAAATASEIDGYFINVDAASMMSKWLGEAEKNVSKLFQMARGLAEKEGLPVILFIDEVDSLLGNRNSEIGGEIRVKNQFLTEMDGINGKGKDLKLYVIGATNKPWSLDWPFLRRFTKRVYVSLPSLEARENLFDLYTSPLHKDDKVKSGDLAKLADGYSASDIKDICQSAQLMVVNDLFHSPNFGEEVLGEPKAQPRVITTSDFKEIISRRKPSVSMEMIRAYYKWTEQFKAL; encoded by the coding sequence ATGAGTCTGGCTCCACAAGAATTAGAAAATAGTGCAAGCAAATTTGCCGCTGAAGCCATTAAACTTGATTCGCAAGGCGCTAGAGGGATGGCAATTGCAAATTATCAGAGAGCAATAGAATCCCTGGTTAAACTAATACAACTTTATCCTGAAAATAAGCTCAATAGGGTATACCAAGAGAGAACAGCTGCTTATCAAAATCGCATCAAGGCATTACAAATGAATAATGTTGAAGTAGAACCAGCTGTTGACCCCAAGGCAACTCCTGAAGAGCAAAAACAATCACTTGCAAAAAATGAACTTGATTCACTAATAATGAAGGAAAAACCCAATGTATCATGGAAAGAAGTTGTGGGTCTTGATGATGCAAAGAATGCATTAAGAGAATCAATTGTTTATCCTGCAAAAAGACCTGACCTATTTCCTTTGGGATGGCCAAGAGGAATTCTTCTTTATGGTCCTCCGGGATGTGGTAAAACAGTTCTTGCCGCAGCTACTGCAAGTGAGATTGATGGTTATTTCATAAATGTTGACGCTGCATCCATGATGAGCAAATGGCTTGGTGAAGCAGAGAAGAATGTCTCAAAATTATTCCAGATGGCGCGAGGGTTGGCAGAAAAAGAAGGTCTTCCTGTAATTCTTTTCATAGATGAAGTTGATTCATTGCTAGGAAATAGAAATAGTGAGATTGGTGGTGAAATCCGTGTCAAAAATCAATTTCTAACTGAGATGGATGGTATTAATGGTAAAGGAAAAGATCTTAAACTCTATGTGATTGGTGCAACCAACAAACCTTGGAGTCTTGACTGGCCATTCCTTAGAAGATTCACCAAGAGAGTCTATGTATCACTTCCGTCACTTGAAGCAAGAGAAAATCTCTTTGATCTTTATACCTCTCCATTGCACAAAGATGATAAAGTAAAATCAGGTGATCTTGCTAAATTGGCAGATGGATACAGTGCATCAGATATCAAAGATATCTGTCAATCTGCACAACTGATGGTAGTAAATGACTTGTTCCATTCTCCAAACTTTGGAGAGGAAGTGCTTGGTGAACCAAAGGCTCAACCACGAGTAATTACAACCTCTGATTTTAAGGAAATAATATCAAGGAGAAAACCAAGTGTGTCCATGGAAATGATTAGGGCCTACTACAAGTGGACCGAACAATTCAAAGCATTATAG
- a CDS encoding TrmB family transcriptional regulator produces the protein MVKGQDLAVSLEEFGLSKYEAQAYVALITKGTISAGELAYYSNLPRTKVYPTLLKLEKKKIAMLSKSKPIMCTAIAPEDAFDEIIEEQINKVNAMNSLITKLKQLSEDSKKARGSEEQRYFHLAANYVFKQLQTMVEGSKTSVHVVIDSWGLNLLSQCKEALLHAMRKNIDIKMVIPPNLVGSETFRELPAGIKIKTSDIAQNIFIFDDSEILMINSNNGKGAIFHSNDVLGTNQVKSFDQIWKNSIKISNLSDMTKSEAQETLKAVQIITQNGLGYVLNSIINSKSKAVDIVNFLNKSGIDVESKTLDEIISLVNSTLDITCSGHLRYDSNANHFVIESKLNSGHSIPWALVLEGYLNKKGIKTKMIYNDHVHTGERIHIKVDSKISMPT, from the coding sequence ATGGTCAAAGGCCAAGACTTGGCAGTAAGTTTAGAAGAATTCGGATTAAGCAAGTATGAGGCCCAAGCATATGTGGCCCTCATAACAAAAGGAACCATTTCAGCAGGTGAGCTTGCCTATTATTCAAACTTGCCAAGAACCAAGGTATACCCGACTCTTCTCAAGTTAGAGAAAAAAAAGATTGCAATGTTATCAAAAAGCAAACCTATCATGTGCACAGCGATTGCACCTGAAGATGCGTTTGATGAAATCATAGAAGAGCAGATCAATAAGGTTAATGCAATGAATAGCTTAATTACAAAATTAAAACAGCTAAGCGAAGATAGCAAAAAAGCAAGAGGTTCAGAGGAGCAGAGATATTTCCATCTTGCTGCAAATTATGTCTTTAAGCAATTGCAGACAATGGTCGAAGGTTCAAAAACATCAGTACATGTAGTGATAGATTCATGGGGTTTGAATTTACTGTCACAGTGTAAGGAAGCTCTACTACATGCAATGCGAAAAAACATAGACATCAAAATGGTAATTCCGCCAAATCTTGTAGGATCTGAGACATTTCGTGAACTTCCCGCAGGAATTAAAATTAAAACATCAGACATTGCACAAAATATTTTCATTTTCGACGATTCCGAAATATTGATGATAAATAGCAACAATGGAAAAGGAGCAATATTTCATTCAAATGATGTACTTGGTACAAATCAAGTCAAGTCATTTGATCAAATATGGAAAAACAGTATCAAGATAAGCAATTTGAGTGACATGACCAAGAGCGAAGCTCAAGAAACACTCAAGGCAGTTCAAATCATAACACAAAACGGATTAGGATATGTGTTAAATTCCATCATAAATTCAAAAAGTAAAGCAGTTGATATTGTAAATTTCCTAAACAAGAGCGGCATAGATGTAGAATCAAAGACATTAGATGAAATAATATCACTTGTAAATTCTACATTAGACATAACATGTTCAGGTCATCTCCGCTATGATTCCAATGCAAATCATTTTGTAATAGAATCAAAACTCAACAGTGGTCATTCCATCCCATGGGCACTAGTACTTGAAGGATATCTAAACAAAAAAGGAATCAAAACTAAAATGATTTACAATGACCATGTTCATACAGGTGAAAGAATCCACATCAAAGTAGATTCAAAAATAAGTATGCCTACATAA